One Roseomonas sp. OT10 DNA window includes the following coding sequences:
- a CDS encoding GntP family permease — protein sequence MGLLGILVGLGLLMALAFRGWSVLLLAPLGALVAALFAGEPLLAHWTQTFMGGAAGFIAAFFPLFLLGGVFGKLMDDSGSVTAIAHGMTAWLGTRRAMLAVVLAGALVTYGGVSLFVAFFVLAPMAHAMFRAADIPHRLMPGAIMLGASTFTMSALPGTPAIQNAIPMPFFGTSPWAAPGLGVIAAAVMAGLGLWWLAFREARARRAGEGYRYEGPGSEAADRAAGDPAIREHCVVTTEFDPAEARHGRHGATEPSFAIAAAPIAVVLLVNLLMTAVVLPNMDTAFLAEPRWGGTSIGAVAGVWSVVVALFAACLVLVVLNRPRLPSLRETLDAGANSAVLPVLGVGSLVGFGAVVAAMPAFAAVRDQVLGIGGGPLVSLAVATNILAALTGSASGGLTIALDTLGPTFLQIADQHGIDPGLLHRVAVIGAGTLDALPHNGAVVTLLAVCGTSHKDGYLDIFVGSVLSALAALVVVIALGSLLGSF from the coding sequence ATGGGCCTCCTCGGCATCCTCGTCGGCCTCGGCCTGCTCATGGCCCTGGCCTTCCGGGGCTGGAGCGTGCTGCTCCTCGCCCCGCTGGGCGCCCTGGTTGCGGCGCTCTTCGCCGGAGAGCCGCTGCTCGCGCACTGGACCCAGACCTTCATGGGAGGCGCCGCCGGCTTCATCGCCGCCTTCTTCCCGCTCTTCCTGCTGGGGGGCGTCTTCGGCAAGCTGATGGACGACAGCGGCTCGGTCACGGCCATCGCCCATGGCATGACGGCCTGGCTGGGCACGCGGCGCGCGATGCTGGCGGTGGTGCTGGCCGGGGCGCTCGTCACCTATGGCGGCGTCAGCCTCTTCGTGGCCTTCTTCGTCCTCGCCCCCATGGCCCATGCCATGTTCCGCGCCGCCGACATCCCGCACCGGCTGATGCCCGGCGCCATCATGCTCGGCGCCTCCACCTTCACCATGTCGGCGCTGCCGGGCACGCCGGCCATCCAGAACGCCATCCCGATGCCCTTCTTCGGCACCTCGCCCTGGGCCGCGCCCGGCCTGGGCGTCATCGCCGCGGCGGTGATGGCTGGGCTCGGCCTGTGGTGGCTCGCCTTCCGCGAGGCGCGGGCGCGGCGGGCGGGCGAGGGCTACCGCTACGAGGGGCCGGGCAGCGAGGCCGCCGACCGCGCCGCCGGGGACCCGGCGATCCGCGAGCACTGTGTCGTCACCACCGAGTTCGACCCGGCCGAGGCGCGGCACGGCCGGCACGGCGCGACCGAGCCCAGCTTCGCCATCGCGGCGGCGCCGATCGCCGTGGTGCTGCTGGTGAACCTGCTGATGACCGCCGTGGTGCTGCCCAACATGGATACCGCCTTCCTGGCCGAACCGCGCTGGGGCGGCACCTCGATCGGCGCGGTGGCGGGCGTGTGGTCCGTGGTGGTCGCGCTCTTCGCGGCCTGCCTGGTGCTGGTGGTGCTGAATCGCCCCCGCCTGCCCTCGCTGCGCGAGACGCTGGATGCCGGCGCCAACTCCGCCGTCCTTCCCGTGCTGGGCGTCGGCAGCCTGGTCGGCTTCGGCGCGGTGGTGGCGGCCATGCCGGCCTTCGCGGCGGTGCGCGACCAGGTGCTGGGCATCGGCGGCGGGCCGCTCGTCTCCCTCGCGGTGGCGACCAACATCCTCGCGGCGCTGACCGGCTCCGCCTCGGGCGGCCTCACCATCGCCCTCGACACGCTGGGCCCTACCTTCCTGCAGATCGCGGACCAGCACGGCATCGATCCGGGCCTGCTGCACCGCGTTGCCGTCATCGGCGCCGGCACGCTCGACGCCCTGCCCCACAACGGCGCCGTCGTGACCTTGCTTGCCGTCTGCGGCACCAGCCATAAGGATGGCTACCTCGACATCTTCGTGGGCAGCGTCCTCAGCGCCCTCGCGGCGCTGGTGGTGGTGATCGCGCTCGGCAGCCTGCTCGGCTCCTTCTGA
- a CDS encoding alpha/beta hydrolase, which yields MLRRLLRRSLFVALGAAVALLGLRIWITESGPDLEAWHLREPPELSVAQIDAADWAGYLAAEERAFTFVRDEVTHRLPPEDRVPLNRYFEGSPVYPGHFRHDWNRSFLLEPEGPPHGAVVLLHGLTDAPYSMRHVAAFYRDRGFVAIGIRMPGHGTVPAGLASVSWEDWMAATRLAMREARRRVPEGPVHLVGFSNGGALAMKHAMDALDDPKLVRPTQIVLIAPMVGVTEFARFAGLAGLPALLPRFAKAAWLGIVSEFNPFKYNSFPVNGASESWRLTRALQTRLEKRARDGRLEGLPPVLTFQSVVDFTVSTPAVIRSLYGVLPENGSELVLFDVNRNAKLGTLFAPRTETALNRLLPSGPRRYRTIVITNAGPGTDAMVARVTEPGETDTREVALRDRYPAGVFSLSHVALPFPLGDSLYGMEPDPADEDFGVHFGTVAPRGERGILAISLDALVRMSSNPFFDEMMERIGRTIPAAR from the coding sequence ATGCTGCGCCGTCTTCTGCGCCGATCCCTTTTCGTCGCCCTTGGCGCCGCCGTGGCGCTGCTGGGCCTGCGGATCTGGATCACCGAATCCGGCCCGGACCTCGAAGCCTGGCACCTGCGGGAGCCGCCCGAGCTGAGCGTGGCGCAGATCGACGCGGCGGACTGGGCCGGCTACCTCGCCGCCGAGGAGCGGGCCTTCACCTTCGTGCGCGACGAGGTGACGCACCGCCTCCCGCCCGAGGACCGGGTGCCGCTGAACCGCTACTTCGAGGGCAGCCCCGTCTATCCGGGACACTTCCGGCACGACTGGAACCGCTCCTTCCTCCTGGAGCCGGAGGGCCCGCCGCACGGCGCGGTGGTGCTGCTGCACGGGCTGACCGACGCGCCCTACAGCATGCGCCACGTCGCCGCCTTCTACCGCGACCGGGGCTTCGTCGCGATCGGCATCCGCATGCCCGGGCATGGCACCGTGCCGGCCGGGCTGGCCTCCGTGTCCTGGGAGGACTGGATGGCCGCCACGCGGCTGGCCATGCGCGAGGCGCGGCGGCGCGTGCCGGAGGGGCCGGTCCACCTCGTCGGCTTCTCCAACGGCGGCGCGCTGGCGATGAAGCACGCGATGGACGCGCTGGACGACCCGAAGCTGGTGCGGCCGACGCAGATCGTGCTGATCGCGCCCATGGTCGGCGTCACGGAATTCGCCCGCTTCGCCGGGCTGGCGGGTCTCCCCGCGCTGCTGCCGCGCTTCGCCAAGGCCGCCTGGCTGGGCATCGTCTCGGAGTTCAACCCCTTCAAGTACAACTCCTTCCCGGTGAACGGCGCCTCCGAATCCTGGCGCCTGACCCGCGCCTTGCAGACCCGGCTGGAGAAGCGCGCGCGCGACGGGCGGCTGGAGGGGCTGCCGCCCGTGCTGACCTTCCAGTCGGTGGTCGACTTCACCGTCAGCACGCCCGCGGTGATCCGCTCGCTCTACGGTGTCCTGCCGGAGAACGGCAGCGAGCTGGTGCTGTTCGACGTCAACCGCAACGCCAAGCTGGGCACGCTCTTCGCGCCGCGGACGGAGACGGCGCTGAACCGGCTGCTGCCGTCCGGGCCGCGGCGCTACCGCACCATCGTCATCACCAACGCCGGGCCGGGCACGGACGCCATGGTGGCGCGGGTGACCGAGCCCGGCGAGACGGACACGCGGGAGGTGGCGCTGCGCGACCGCTACCCGGCGGGGGTCTTCTCCCTCTCCCATGTCGCCCTGCCCTTCCCGCTGGGCGATTCGCTCTACGGGATGGAGCCGGATCCGGCGGACGAGGATTTCGGCGTGCATTTCGGGACGGTGGCCCCGCGCGGGGAGCGCGGCATCCTGGCGATCAGCCTGGACGCGTTGGTCCGCATGTCGTCGAACCCCTTCTTCGACGAGATGATGGAGCGGATCGGGCGGACCATCCCGGCCGCCCGCTGA
- a CDS encoding AI-2E family transporter: MTTDQGLRVRFAGDPALRTTTGLCAAVLVFAALREAASVFVPAAFALFIIAVVWPLQRLLERWLPKGLALIVSLVVALFTVVKLATLVAWGFARVGQWTVSNASRFQEIYLRQAEWLEGHGIPVAGLVADHFDMRWVVWLAQNVTGQLQGFVSFLTVTLVFTILGMLEVGIIRDKLVTMGRNGEGTRLLRACQQIAAKLQTYMLVRSVMSALTGLSIWAFALAAGLELPVEWGVIAFALNYIPFLGPLVATVFPTLFAALQFGSWEMPLFVFLSLNAIQFLSGSYIEPRLAGRAVSVSPFLVLFAVFFWSFLWGIAGAFIGIPITIALLIVCAQYDSTRWVAQLLSGRGGVSG; encoded by the coding sequence ATGACGACGGACCAGGGTTTGCGTGTGCGCTTCGCCGGTGATCCCGCCCTTCGCACCACCACCGGGCTCTGCGCCGCGGTGCTGGTCTTCGCCGCGCTGCGCGAGGCCGCCTCGGTCTTCGTGCCCGCCGCCTTCGCGCTCTTCATCATCGCCGTTGTCTGGCCGCTGCAGCGCCTGCTCGAACGCTGGCTCCCCAAGGGCCTGGCCCTCATCGTCTCGCTGGTGGTGGCGCTGTTCACCGTGGTGAAGCTCGCCACGCTGGTGGCCTGGGGCTTCGCGCGCGTCGGGCAGTGGACGGTGTCCAACGCCTCCCGCTTCCAGGAGATCTACCTGCGGCAGGCGGAGTGGCTGGAGGGGCACGGCATCCCCGTCGCCGGGCTGGTGGCGGACCACTTCGACATGCGCTGGGTGGTCTGGCTGGCCCAGAACGTCACGGGCCAGCTCCAGGGCTTCGTCAGCTTCCTGACCGTCACGCTGGTCTTCACCATCCTCGGCATGCTGGAGGTGGGGATCATCCGCGACAAGCTGGTCACCATGGGCCGCAACGGCGAAGGCACCCGGCTGCTGCGGGCGTGCCAGCAGATCGCCGCCAAGCTGCAGACCTACATGCTGGTGCGCAGCGTGATGAGCGCTCTGACCGGCCTCTCGATCTGGGCCTTCGCCCTGGCCGCGGGGCTGGAACTGCCGGTGGAATGGGGCGTGATCGCCTTCGCGCTGAACTACATCCCCTTCCTCGGCCCGCTGGTGGCGACCGTCTTCCCGACCCTGTTCGCCGCCTTGCAGTTCGGCTCCTGGGAAATGCCTCTCTTCGTCTTCCTCAGCCTGAACGCCATCCAGTTCCTCTCCGGCAGCTACATCGAGCCGCGGCTGGCCGGGCGGGCGGTCTCCGTCTCGCCCTTCCTCGTCCTCTTCGCCGTCTTCTTCTGGTCCTTCCTCTGGGGCATCGCCGGCGCCTTCATCGGCATCCCGATCACCATCGCCCTGCTGATCGTCTGCGCGCAGTACGACAGCACGCGCTGGGTGGCGCAGCTTCTCTCAGGCCGCGGCGGCGTCTCGGGCTGA
- a CDS encoding maleate cis-trans isomerase family protein, with product MIPDPGVLLPPAPRLIATITPSGNTVVERTTQAMLRDLPGAAALFARTPVRGSRDPFPDRHNLEGMLQAAELLSDAAPQAIVWNGSKGMAIGLDHDRALAAAITERTGIPATTSALRLMALVESTGCRRLGLITPYTEAAQARLVQRLAAEGLEIVSESGLGMTDNLSYASVPYDTILGQVERVRQARPDAILAWCTNYPAAPLAELVERRFGMPLWDATALGILAGLELAGITDRPTGWGSLLAGCA from the coding sequence ATGATCCCCGACCCTGGCGTCCTGCTGCCCCCGGCCCCCCGCCTGATCGCCACCATCACCCCGTCCGGCAACACCGTCGTGGAACGGACCACCCAGGCCATGCTGCGGGACCTGCCCGGGGCGGCGGCGCTGTTCGCCCGCACCCCCGTCCGCGGCTCCCGGGACCCGTTTCCGGATCGCCACAACCTCGAGGGGATGCTGCAGGCGGCGGAGTTGCTGTCCGACGCCGCGCCACAGGCGATCGTCTGGAACGGCAGCAAGGGCATGGCCATCGGCCTGGACCATGACCGGGCCCTGGCGGCGGCGATCACCGAGCGGACGGGCATCCCGGCCACCACTTCGGCCTTGCGGCTGATGGCCCTCGTCGAATCGACCGGGTGCCGCCGCCTGGGACTGATCACGCCCTATACGGAGGCGGCCCAGGCCCGGCTGGTGCAGCGGCTGGCAGCGGAAGGGCTGGAGATCGTGTCGGAAAGCGGTCTCGGGATGACCGACAACCTCTCCTATGCCTCCGTCCCCTACGACACGATCCTCGGGCAGGTCGAGCGGGTCCGACAGGCCAGACCGGACGCCATCCTGGCCTGGTGCACCAACTACCCGGCCGCGCCCCTGGCGGAGCTGGTCGAGCGGCGCTTCGGCATGCCGCTCTGGGACGCGACGGCGCTGGGAATCCTCGCAGGGCTGGAACTGGCCGGCATCACCGATCGCCCCACTGGCTGGGGAAGCCTCCTGGCCGGCTGCGCGTGA
- a CDS encoding SMP-30/gluconolactonase/LRE family protein has protein sequence MTGASDGDPNRTPRNETPWESSPRYPDRRIRSLDPSFDRYRLMNAGVEKLAGGTRWGEGPVWFGAHRCLLWSDIPNNRILRWDEETGGVTVFRRPSNFANGNTRDREGRLVTCEHGARRVTRTEHDGRITVIADGHEGRRLNSPNDVVVKSDGTIWFTDPLFGILGDYEGDTAESERPMAVYRADPARGTLAVVAEGINAPNGLAFSPDESLLYIVESRAEPRRIVACAVRGDGTLGEPRPFITTAPGETPDGFRLDEAGNLWCGWGMGEGMDGVRVFNSAGAPIGQIDLPERAANVAFGGRHRNRLFMAGSRSLYSVFVHTRGCAGG, from the coding sequence GTGACCGGTGCCAGCGACGGCGACCCCAACCGGACGCCCAGGAACGAGACTCCCTGGGAGTCCAGCCCGCGATATCCCGACCGGCGGATCCGCTCCCTGGACCCGTCCTTCGACCGCTACCGCCTGATGAATGCCGGCGTCGAGAAGCTGGCGGGCGGCACGCGCTGGGGCGAGGGGCCGGTCTGGTTCGGCGCGCACCGCTGCCTGCTGTGGTCCGACATCCCCAACAACCGCATCCTGCGCTGGGACGAGGAGACGGGGGGCGTCACGGTCTTCCGCCGCCCGTCCAACTTCGCGAACGGCAACACCCGCGACCGCGAGGGCCGGCTGGTCACCTGCGAGCACGGCGCCCGCCGCGTCACCCGGACCGAGCATGACGGGCGGATCACCGTCATCGCCGACGGGCACGAGGGCCGGCGGCTGAACTCGCCCAACGACGTGGTGGTGAAGTCGGACGGCACGATCTGGTTCACCGACCCGCTCTTCGGCATCCTCGGCGACTACGAGGGCGACACGGCTGAATCCGAGCGCCCGATGGCCGTCTACCGCGCCGATCCCGCGCGCGGCACCCTGGCCGTGGTGGCGGAGGGCATCAACGCCCCCAACGGCCTCGCCTTCAGCCCGGACGAGAGCCTGCTCTACATCGTCGAATCCCGTGCCGAGCCGCGTCGCATCGTGGCCTGCGCCGTGCGCGGCGACGGCACGCTGGGGGAACCCCGCCCCTTCATCACCACGGCGCCGGGCGAGACGCCCGACGGCTTCCGCCTGGACGAGGCGGGCAACCTGTGGTGCGGCTGGGGCATGGGCGAAGGGATGGACGGGGTGCGCGTCTTCAACAGCGCGGGCGCCCCGATCGGCCAGATCGACCTGCCGGAACGGGCCGCCAACGTCGCCTTCGGCGGCCGGCACCGCAACCGCCTGTTCATGGCGGGTTCCCGCTCGCTCTACAGCGTCTTCGTGCACACGCGCGGCTGCGCGGGCGGGTAG
- a CDS encoding GntR family transcriptional regulator gives MPSDPDLPSPRSADRVYDQVKAMAVAYRLRPSERINEVELARQLGVSRTPLREALNRLAAEGFLAATANRGYTMLPLDPQRVLTLYDYRAILEVGALRLACERASDAELAELAAFAARSRDEPDDDAHSLRLLSLDERFHEELARLSRNDEVLRALRSLNERIRFIRWIDMQNGRRATTQREHLRILHHLRAREADAAAALLQSHIARRLDQISEMIRTGFAEIYTGNAMAEQAMPKNAAEQAMPKNAAEQAVPKVA, from the coding sequence ATGCCCTCCGATCCCGACCTTCCGTCGCCGCGATCCGCAGACCGGGTCTACGACCAGGTGAAGGCCATGGCCGTGGCCTACCGGCTGCGGCCTTCGGAACGCATCAACGAGGTGGAGCTGGCCCGCCAGCTCGGCGTCAGCCGCACGCCCCTGCGCGAGGCGCTGAACCGGCTGGCGGCGGAGGGCTTCCTGGCCGCCACGGCGAACCGCGGCTACACGATGCTGCCCCTGGACCCGCAGCGGGTCCTCACCCTCTACGACTACCGCGCCATCCTCGAGGTGGGGGCGCTGCGCCTGGCCTGCGAGCGCGCCTCGGATGCCGAGCTGGCGGAGCTGGCCGCCTTCGCCGCGCGCAGCCGCGACGAGCCCGACGACGATGCCCATTCCCTGCGCCTCCTCTCCCTGGACGAGCGGTTCCACGAGGAACTGGCGCGGCTGTCTCGCAACGACGAGGTGCTGCGCGCCCTGCGTTCGCTGAACGAGCGGATCCGCTTCATCCGCTGGATCGACATGCAGAACGGCCGCCGCGCCACGACGCAGCGGGAGCACCTGCGCATCCTGCATCACCTGCGCGCGCGCGAGGCCGATGCCGCGGCCGCGCTGCTGCAATCCCACATCGCCCGCCGGCTGGACCAGATCAGCGAGATGATTCGCACCGGCTTCGCCGAGATCTACACCGGGAATGCCATGGCCGAGCAGGCCATGCCGAAAAACGCGGCCGAGCAGGCCATGCCGAAGAACGCGGCCGAGCAGGCCGTGCCGAAGGTCGCATGA
- a CDS encoding TetR/AcrR family transcriptional regulator: MPEDEAGGAPRARTRDPEQTRRDILDAATAEFADKGLSGARVDEIAARTRTTKRMIYYYFGGKEQLYAAVLEEMYGGIRATERGLQLEELAPVEAMRRMVEVTFDYHAAHPEFVRLVSVENIHGGRHVADHPGIVRRNDALVGLIRNLLDRGEAEGVFRPGVDPVDLHLLISAFCFHRVANRHTFGLIFNRDLHSPESTAAHRRMIVEAVLRYLRPE; the protein is encoded by the coding sequence ATGCCGGAAGACGAGGCGGGCGGTGCGCCGCGCGCCCGCACCCGCGATCCCGAGCAGACGCGTCGCGACATCCTGGATGCCGCCACGGCCGAGTTCGCCGACAAGGGGCTGAGCGGCGCCCGCGTGGATGAGATCGCCGCCCGCACCCGCACCACCAAGCGGATGATCTACTACTACTTCGGCGGCAAGGAGCAGCTCTACGCCGCCGTGCTGGAGGAGATGTACGGCGGCATCCGTGCCACCGAGCGCGGCCTGCAGCTGGAGGAGCTGGCACCGGTGGAGGCGATGCGGCGCATGGTCGAAGTGACCTTCGACTACCACGCCGCGCATCCGGAATTCGTGCGCCTCGTCTCTGTCGAGAACATCCACGGCGGCCGGCATGTCGCCGACCATCCCGGCATCGTCCGCCGCAACGACGCGCTGGTGGGGCTGATCCGCAATCTGCTCGACCGCGGCGAGGCCGAGGGGGTGTTCCGGCCGGGCGTCGATCCAGTGGACCTGCACCTGCTGATCAGCGCCTTCTGCTTCCATCGGGTGGCCAACCGCCACACCTTCGGCCTGATCTTCAACCGCGACCTGCACTCCCCCGAATCCACCGCCGCGCACCGGCGCATGATCGTCGAGGCAGTGCTGCGCTACCTCCGCCCGGAATAG
- a CDS encoding lipid A deacylase LpxR family protein gives MSGTGLRAAVLLVIAATPALAQQPPAAAPAYPPEPADTVSLTVENDLFGGGSDRHYTNGLLATWRPSGALPQPVDWANRNMGWLLGEGAPRWGLSLGQNIYTPQHTAYYVPDPNDRPYAGHLYGAFTLSRGTVAQQTLFEVQAGVVGPSALGEQVQNNWHRFLGIEVSRGWDHQLKDEFVLDVLAERRWRLPQQPLYGIPTEIIPEVAVSLGNASTYASAGAVLRIGTALETDWGPTRIRPALAGSGFFQPRQDFGWYAYVGLEGRAVARDIFLDGNTWRDGPSVDKRPLVGDLQLGIAGVWRGMRLAYTQVIRSEEFYGQRGIQSFGSINLSFRF, from the coding sequence ATGTCCGGAACCGGCCTCCGAGCGGCCGTCCTGCTCGTGATCGCCGCCACGCCAGCGCTGGCCCAGCAGCCACCCGCCGCGGCACCGGCCTATCCGCCCGAGCCGGCGGACACGGTCAGCCTGACGGTCGAGAACGACCTGTTCGGCGGCGGCTCCGACCGCCACTACACCAACGGGCTGCTGGCCACCTGGCGGCCCTCCGGCGCGCTACCGCAGCCGGTGGACTGGGCGAACCGCAATATGGGCTGGCTGCTGGGCGAGGGCGCGCCGCGCTGGGGCCTCTCGCTCGGCCAGAACATCTACACGCCGCAGCACACCGCCTATTACGTCCCCGACCCGAACGACCGGCCCTATGCCGGCCACCTCTACGGCGCCTTCACCCTCAGCCGGGGGACCGTGGCGCAGCAGACCCTGTTCGAGGTCCAGGCCGGCGTGGTCGGCCCCTCCGCCCTGGGCGAGCAGGTGCAGAACAACTGGCACCGCTTCCTGGGCATCGAGGTCTCGCGCGGCTGGGACCACCAGCTCAAGGACGAGTTCGTGCTGGACGTGCTGGCGGAGCGCCGCTGGCGCCTGCCGCAACAGCCGCTCTACGGCATTCCGACGGAGATCATCCCGGAGGTCGCCGTCTCCCTCGGCAACGCCTCCACCTATGCCTCGGCCGGCGCCGTGCTGAGAATCGGCACCGCGCTGGAGACGGATTGGGGCCCGACGCGAATCCGCCCCGCCCTCGCCGGCTCGGGCTTCTTCCAGCCGCGACAGGATTTCGGCTGGTACGCCTATGTCGGGCTGGAGGGGCGCGCGGTGGCGCGGGACATCTTCCTCGACGGCAACACCTGGCGCGACGGGCCGAGCGTGGACAAGCGCCCGCTGGTCGGGGACCTCCAACTCGGCATCGCCGGGGTGTGGCGCGGCATGCGCCTCGCCTACACCCAGGTCATCCGCTCCGAGGAATTCTACGGCCAGCGCGGCATCCAGTCCTTCGGCTCGATCAACCTCTCCTTCCGCTTCTGA
- a CDS encoding leucine-rich repeat-containing protein kinase family protein — protein MSTDTLQALRRGDLTGVRELRLSGLGLTELPPEILGLAETLEVLDLGHNALTCLPPDFARLKRLRVLFCSGNRFDRLPSVLGDCPALSQVGFRGTGMREVPGEALPPALRWLILTDNAIARLPASLGERPALQKLMLAGNHLSELPSSLAGSAQLELLRLSVNRFRRLPPWLGELPRLAWLAWGANPLDRGIPPPAAPRAAWPDLALGLMLGEGTSGRVHHALWHGRPVALKLFKGGMTSDGLPEREMAACLAAGEHPHLSGGLARLGGHPEGVEGLLMPLLPEGWRVLAGPPSLESCSRDVYDPALRLAPATLLRLVRGIAAAAAHLHARGLLHGDLYAHNILWDGGDGQAVLSDFGAASHLPQGAEGGALRRLEVRAWGLLLGELLDRCENAPAWLRLLEHRCVQPDTAARPGMAEVAAALERAAPG, from the coding sequence ATGAGCACCGATACCTTGCAGGCCCTGCGCCGGGGCGACCTGACCGGGGTGCGCGAGCTGCGCCTGAGCGGCCTGGGCCTCACCGAGCTGCCGCCCGAGATCCTGGGCCTGGCGGAGACGCTCGAGGTGCTGGACCTGGGGCACAACGCACTGACCTGCCTGCCCCCCGACTTCGCCCGGCTGAAGCGGCTGCGGGTGCTGTTCTGTTCCGGCAACCGCTTCGACCGGCTGCCGTCGGTGCTGGGGGACTGCCCGGCGCTCAGCCAGGTCGGCTTCCGCGGCACCGGGATGCGGGAGGTCCCGGGCGAGGCGCTGCCGCCGGCGCTGCGCTGGCTGATCCTGACCGACAACGCCATCGCCAGGCTACCCGCCTCCCTGGGCGAGCGGCCGGCGCTGCAGAAGCTGATGCTGGCGGGCAACCACCTGTCGGAGCTGCCCTCCAGCCTGGCGGGGTCGGCGCAGCTCGAACTCCTCCGCCTCTCGGTGAACCGCTTCCGGCGGCTGCCGCCCTGGCTGGGGGAGCTGCCCCGCCTGGCCTGGCTGGCCTGGGGCGCCAATCCGCTGGACCGGGGGATTCCGCCACCGGCCGCGCCCCGGGCCGCGTGGCCCGACCTGGCCCTGGGGCTCATGCTGGGGGAGGGCACCTCCGGCCGGGTGCATCATGCGCTGTGGCACGGGCGGCCGGTCGCGCTGAAGCTGTTCAAGGGCGGCATGACCAGCGACGGGCTGCCGGAGCGCGAGATGGCCGCCTGCCTCGCCGCCGGGGAACACCCGCACCTGTCCGGCGGGCTGGCGCGGCTCGGTGGCCATCCGGAGGGGGTGGAGGGCCTGCTGATGCCCCTGCTGCCGGAGGGCTGGCGCGTCCTCGCCGGCCCGCCCAGCCTGGAGAGCTGCTCGCGCGACGTCTACGACCCGGCGCTGCGCCTCGCGCCCGCGACCCTCCTCCGCCTCGTGCGGGGCATCGCCGCCGCGGCCGCGCACCTGCACGCGCGCGGCCTGCTGCATGGCGACCTCTATGCCCACAACATCCTGTGGGACGGCGGCGACGGACAGGCGGTGCTGAGCGATTTCGGCGCGGCCAGCCACCTGCCGCAGGGTGCCGAGGGCGGCGCGCTGCGGCGGCTGGAGGTCCGGGCCTGGGGCCTGCTCCTGGGCGAGCTGCTGGACCGTTGCGAGAACGCCCCGGCCTGGCTGCGCTTGCTGGAGCATCGCTGCGTGCAGCCGGACACGGCGGCGCGGCCCGGCATGGCCGAGGTGGCGGCGGCGCTGGAGCGGGCGGCGCCCGGCTAG
- the galE gene encoding UDP-glucose 4-epimerase GalE, producing the protein MSKILVTGGAGYIGSHATLALLDAGYEVVVLDNLSSGLREAVPPGVPLIQGDVADAALVGRTLREHGAQAVMHFAASLIVPESVKKPLLYWRNNVGGVLGMLEGCAAAGVRHVVFSSTAAVYGIPETVPVAEDTPTRPINPYGASKLAAERLIADAAQAHGLGYAVLRYFNVAGADPQGRAGQRTKNATHIIKVACEAALGIRPVVEVYGGDYPTPDGTGVRDYVHVTDLAEAHVAALGHLLAGGESLTLNCGYGRGYSVNQVLAAVQRAFNAEIPVRMGGRRPGDPPELVAQVARIRDRLGWVPQRDDLDLIVSSALAWERQMLAASEASSASAGVTESLAYSGRR; encoded by the coding sequence ATGAGCAAGATCCTCGTCACCGGGGGCGCCGGCTACATCGGCAGCCACGCCACCCTGGCCCTGCTGGACGCGGGATACGAGGTGGTCGTCCTGGACAATCTCTCGTCCGGCCTGCGGGAGGCGGTGCCGCCCGGCGTGCCGCTAATCCAGGGCGACGTGGCCGATGCCGCCCTGGTCGGGCGCACGCTGCGGGAGCACGGGGCCCAGGCGGTGATGCACTTCGCCGCCTCGCTGATCGTGCCGGAAAGCGTGAAGAAGCCGCTCCTCTACTGGCGCAACAATGTCGGCGGCGTCCTGGGCATGCTGGAGGGCTGCGCCGCCGCCGGGGTGCGGCACGTGGTCTTCTCCTCCACCGCCGCCGTCTACGGGATCCCGGAGACCGTGCCGGTGGCCGAGGACACGCCGACCCGGCCGATCAACCCCTATGGCGCCAGCAAGCTGGCGGCGGAGCGGCTGATCGCCGATGCCGCGCAGGCGCACGGGCTGGGCTATGCCGTGCTGCGCTACTTCAACGTCGCCGGCGCCGATCCGCAGGGGCGCGCCGGGCAGCGTACGAAGAACGCCACGCACATCATCAAGGTCGCCTGCGAGGCCGCGCTGGGCATCCGCCCGGTGGTGGAGGTCTATGGCGGCGACTACCCGACGCCCGATGGGACGGGGGTGCGCGACTACGTCCATGTGACCGACCTGGCGGAGGCGCACGTCGCCGCGCTGGGCCATCTGCTCGCCGGCGGCGAGAGCCTGACGCTCAACTGCGGCTACGGGCGCGGCTACTCGGTGAACCAGGTCCTGGCCGCGGTGCAGCGGGCCTTCAACGCGGAGATCCCGGTCCGCATGGGGGGCCGCCGGCCCGGGGACCCGCCGGAGCTGGTGGCCCAGGTTGCGCGCATCCGCGACCGGCTCGGCTGGGTGCCGCAGCGGGACGACCTGGACCTGATCGTCTCCTCCGCCCTGGCCTGGGAGCGGCAGATGCTCGCGGCGTCCGAGGCGTCCAGCGCCTCCGCCGGGGTGACGGAAAGCCTCGCCTATTCCGGGCGGAGGTAG